A single window of uncultured Pseudodesulfovibrio sp. DNA harbors:
- a CDS encoding multiheme c-type cytochrome has product MRKANVLFISMTFFAMLLIGCTGGEPVFDVKKITSQPKNFVGSETCKTCHLEHYDSWKVTNHSRMAQDVTVNADAFIVDINLDNIKADFKLLEDKGKLKLPLNDIYFPKKEDIKYTIGNEWKQRYIIEENGILYISPIQFNTETGRWVNYHENDWKKRPWLLKCGGCHTTGTKLDLDNPANSTFTEPGVGCEACHGAGSWHVALPKTALFEKRETILNPAKMPRGTSVQVCGSCHNRGKSTMAKGSSWPVGYTPGKALEPYYTSTSYAAGDKKHMYPNEFSKGHHQQYIDWLKSEHRREGVTCTSCHSVHQLGMPTTRFQTKAAGSASCLGCHKQQNSNMAHAIHSFANCVGCHMPRIAKSAESSDIHSHVFKTLLPSGTLENPEIPNSCQNCHRHKDANLAELQKQFELLASMPKPEGKVVESVNAYK; this is encoded by the coding sequence ATGCGGAAAGCAAATGTTTTATTTATCAGTATGACATTCTTTGCCATGCTATTAATCGGCTGCACTGGCGGAGAACCGGTCTTCGATGTAAAAAAAATTACGTCACAGCCCAAGAATTTCGTTGGTTCGGAAACCTGCAAAACATGCCACCTTGAACACTACGATTCATGGAAGGTTACCAATCACAGTCGAATGGCTCAGGACGTCACAGTCAACGCAGACGCCTTTATCGTGGATATCAATCTGGATAATATCAAAGCAGACTTCAAGTTGCTCGAAGACAAGGGCAAACTCAAACTGCCTCTGAATGACATTTACTTCCCAAAAAAAGAAGACATCAAATACACTATCGGCAACGAATGGAAGCAACGCTATATCATCGAAGAAAATGGCATTCTCTATATTTCACCCATCCAGTTCAACACTGAAACTGGACGCTGGGTCAATTACCATGAAAATGACTGGAAAAAACGCCCTTGGCTGCTTAAGTGTGGTGGCTGCCATACCACCGGCACCAAACTCGATCTTGATAACCCGGCCAACAGCACTTTCACCGAACCGGGTGTTGGCTGTGAAGCCTGCCACGGGGCCGGTTCCTGGCATGTGGCACTACCAAAGACCGCCCTCTTCGAAAAACGCGAGACCATTCTCAATCCGGCCAAGATGCCTCGCGGAACTTCGGTACAAGTCTGTGGAAGCTGTCACAACCGAGGAAAATCCACCATGGCCAAAGGCTCAAGCTGGCCCGTTGGTTACACTCCCGGAAAAGCTCTGGAGCCATATTATACATCCACATCATACGCTGCGGGCGACAAGAAACACATGTACCCCAACGAATTTTCCAAAGGCCATCACCAGCAATACATCGATTGGCTCAAGTCGGAACACCGGCGTGAAGGTGTGACTTGCACATCCTGCCACTCCGTACACCAACTCGGTATGCCCACAACCCGCTTCCAGACCAAAGCCGCAGGATCGGCTTCCTGTTTGGGCTGTCATAAACAACAAAACAGTAACATGGCACACGCCATCCACTCATTCGCCAACTGTGTGGGATGTCATATGCCTCGTATCGCCAAAAGTGCAGAATCCAGCGATATTCACAGCCACGTCTTCAAGACGTTGCTCCCGTCAGGAACTCTGGAAAATCCAGAAATCCCTAACTCCTGTCAGAATTGTCACCGCCACAAGGATGCCAATCTGGCCGAACTGCAAAAGCAATTTGAATTGCTGGCTTCAATGCCCAAACCCGAGGGCAAGGTTGTGGAGTCTGTGAACGCCTACAAGTAG
- a CDS encoding HD-GYP domain-containing protein yields the protein MIKKISIDELKQGMEVVELSSEMWKHLPYLYADPGIISSVEEIARIKADGYQQVFVKTENTDGQSDEERLDLLIRQREETPLNTPRTPFSEAIKAASVTYESAMTYAMQIVNDAKLGRKIDYDTAVETASTIVDSAVSNPDTLVCLSKLSSFDNYTYTHCINVAAIAVVFGEFIGMSHDDLILLGTAGMMHDLGKTTVPSRIVNKPGRLTKFEFEEMKRHPVYGRTILSKNRTIPPKVLAAVRAHHEKYNGTGYPDGLTRKDIPAFARILCLADIYDALTSDRCYKDAILPNKALGIMYGMRDQDFDPTEIQLFIKCLGIFPSGSFVRLNTGNYALVFESNAQQPLYPKIKVVMDKQMRPIKTQDIDLSAQNPTAPDSVEIMECADPSDYRQNLMEFMLPQ from the coding sequence ATGATAAAGAAAATTTCAATCGACGAACTGAAACAGGGAATGGAAGTTGTGGAACTTTCCTCGGAAATGTGGAAGCACCTGCCCTACCTGTATGCTGACCCGGGAATCATTTCATCCGTGGAAGAAATCGCTCGAATCAAGGCTGATGGGTATCAACAGGTTTTCGTCAAGACCGAGAACACCGATGGTCAGTCTGACGAGGAACGACTCGACCTCCTTATCCGCCAGCGCGAAGAAACACCGCTGAACACACCACGCACACCCTTCTCAGAGGCCATCAAAGCTGCCAGCGTCACCTATGAAAGTGCCATGACCTATGCCATGCAAATCGTCAACGACGCCAAGTTAGGCCGAAAAATCGACTATGATACAGCCGTGGAAACGGCCAGTACCATTGTGGATTCAGCCGTCAGCAACCCGGACACATTGGTCTGTCTGTCAAAACTGTCTTCCTTTGACAATTACACATACACCCACTGCATAAACGTAGCCGCCATCGCCGTGGTCTTCGGGGAATTCATCGGTATGTCCCACGACGACCTCATCCTCCTCGGCACTGCGGGCATGATGCATGATTTAGGCAAGACGACTGTTCCGAGCCGAATCGTCAACAAGCCCGGTAGACTTACCAAATTCGAATTTGAAGAAATGAAACGGCACCCTGTATACGGGCGTACCATTCTCAGCAAAAACAGGACAATTCCACCCAAGGTCCTCGCTGCGGTTCGAGCCCATCATGAAAAATACAATGGCACAGGATACCCAGACGGACTAACACGCAAAGACATTCCGGCTTTTGCCCGCATTCTGTGTCTGGCCGACATATACGATGCTTTGACCAGCGACCGATGTTATAAAGACGCCATCCTGCCCAACAAGGCCTTGGGAATCATGTATGGGATGCGAGATCAGGATTTCGACCCCACGGAAATACAATTGTTCATCAAATGTCTGGGGATATTCCCTTCTGGAAGCTTCGTTCGACTGAATACCGGTAACTATGCGCTGGTTTTCGAATCCAATGCACAACAACCGCTATATCCCAAAATCAAGGTCGTCATGGACAAACAGATGCGCCCCATAAAAACCCAAGATATTGATCTCTCGGCCCAAAATCCTACAGCCCCTGACTCCGTGGAAATCATGGAATGCGCCGACCCCTCGGATTATCGTCAAAATCTCATGGAATTCATGTTGCCTCAATGA
- the amrA gene encoding AmmeMemoRadiSam system protein A — MSNFRFELTEEEKRYLKELVVQSISSGLNPNRKTDGPAEPPTDTLKEQLGAFVTLKLGGQLRGCIGNVQGSGELYRTVWSMAHSAAFEDPRFPPVTDHDFEALDYEISILSPVEICPNPELVEVGRHGLIMSNGRRSGLLLPQVPVEWDWDRETFLSQTCTKAGLPQNSWKDENTTIFWFEAVVF, encoded by the coding sequence ATGTCCAACTTTCGTTTTGAACTGACAGAAGAAGAAAAAAGATATCTCAAGGAACTTGTTGTTCAGTCCATTTCTTCCGGCCTCAACCCGAATAGAAAAACCGACGGTCCGGCAGAACCGCCAACCGACACCCTCAAAGAGCAACTGGGAGCCTTTGTCACGCTCAAGCTTGGTGGTCAACTACGCGGATGCATCGGCAATGTTCAAGGCAGCGGGGAACTGTATCGCACCGTCTGGAGCATGGCCCATAGCGCGGCCTTTGAAGACCCTCGATTTCCACCAGTAACCGACCATGATTTTGAAGCGCTCGATTATGAAATATCCATCCTGAGCCCCGTCGAAATTTGTCCGAACCCTGAGTTGGTGGAAGTTGGTCGACACGGACTGATCATGTCCAACGGAAGGCGATCCGGGTTGCTTTTACCTCAGGTTCCTGTGGAATGGGACTGGGATCGGGAAACATTCCTGTCTCAAACCTGTACCAAGGCTGGACTCCCTCAAAATTCATGGAAAGATGAAAATACTACAATTTTCTGGTTTGAAGCAGTCGTTTTCTAA
- a CDS encoding GGDEF domain-containing protein, with protein sequence MRQFLVPDSVGGRIRLYSMLMVGVPLLFAAVVLIVFVRASILENVEKGLLEQAVSHKIVIEEWYQEQERNIQFLAELDVVRHGQVEKINPILEHFDKTHPDISAVVMAGADGKTVGASSTKIMVDVSDREYFIKARAGEAFVTNVLIGRTSGKPIIIFSHPVKRLDGSFGGVVFLASRLTAIDDLMNNLRFGETGETYLLNREGYMLTESRYQGELRRQGRIQTTAIMTIKNNSDVLRTGLIGKQPTKPYRDYRGVKVLGASQWTKDGTWLIVSEIGYSEAIGPLYPFLWTIIGGFFISIAILSPVFLRLARSITQPLARISEISLRMTRGEYDQTCFDVVPYSPPQEIDNLVEAFCAMQAKVDETVQELETSAVTDQLTGLPNRRFLMKEGARLVDIAIRAKQPCTLFMMDIDHFKNINDTYGHAVGDIVLKQIAQAFQDVIRSSDIVARYGGEEFAVVAPGSDLESSQVLAERLRQEVASRIYNTEAQPLACTISIGIAHYAWDVRFGADAYEDMLARADKALYQAKDKGRNRVEVNRESEE encoded by the coding sequence ATGCGACAGTTTCTTGTGCCGGATTCCGTGGGTGGTCGAATCAGGCTGTATTCTATGCTTATGGTCGGTGTACCTTTGCTTTTTGCTGCAGTTGTTCTCATCGTTTTTGTGAGGGCATCCATTCTGGAAAATGTCGAGAAGGGACTTCTTGAACAAGCCGTATCCCACAAGATTGTCATCGAGGAATGGTATCAGGAGCAGGAAAGAAATATACAATTCTTGGCTGAATTGGATGTGGTGCGGCATGGCCAAGTTGAAAAAATCAACCCCATTCTTGAACATTTCGATAAAACGCATCCGGATATTTCTGCTGTGGTCATGGCTGGGGCTGACGGGAAAACCGTTGGGGCTTCTTCGACCAAAATTATGGTAGATGTTTCTGATCGGGAATATTTTATTAAGGCCCGTGCTGGCGAAGCTTTTGTGACGAATGTTCTTATCGGAAGAACGTCTGGAAAGCCCATCATTATTTTTTCTCATCCGGTAAAACGATTGGATGGCTCTTTCGGTGGTGTTGTCTTTCTTGCTTCCCGTTTGACGGCAATTGACGATCTCATGAATAATCTCAGATTTGGCGAGACTGGAGAAACGTACCTTTTGAACCGGGAAGGGTACATGCTGACCGAATCCCGTTATCAGGGGGAGTTGCGGAGGCAGGGCAGAATTCAGACGACGGCAATCATGACGATCAAGAACAATTCTGACGTGCTTCGTACCGGACTGATCGGGAAACAACCGACCAAACCGTATCGTGATTATAGGGGGGTTAAGGTTTTGGGAGCCAGCCAATGGACCAAGGACGGCACATGGCTCATTGTTTCCGAGATTGGTTATAGCGAAGCGATCGGCCCGTTATATCCTTTCCTTTGGACGATTATTGGTGGTTTTTTTATTTCCATAGCCATCTTGAGCCCAGTCTTTTTGCGTTTGGCTCGTTCCATCACGCAGCCTTTGGCTCGTATCAGTGAAATCTCATTACGAATGACTCGTGGAGAATATGATCAAACGTGTTTTGATGTTGTTCCATACTCTCCCCCTCAAGAGATTGATAACCTTGTAGAAGCTTTTTGTGCCATGCAGGCGAAGGTCGATGAAACTGTTCAGGAATTGGAAACGTCTGCAGTTACCGATCAATTGACAGGACTGCCCAATAGACGTTTTTTGATGAAGGAGGGCGCGCGTTTGGTGGATATCGCCATTCGTGCCAAACAGCCGTGTACTCTGTTCATGATGGATATTGATCATTTTAAGAATATCAACGACACCTATGGACATGCGGTTGGCGATATAGTTCTCAAGCAAATAGCACAGGCTTTTCAGGATGTTATTCGTTCATCCGACATCGTTGCTCGTTATGGTGGCGAAGAGTTTGCCGTGGTCGCCCCCGGTTCTGACTTGGAATCAAGTCAGGTCTTGGCCGAACGTCTTCGTCAGGAAGTTGCATCTCGCATTTACAACACGGAAGCTCAGCCTTTGGCCTGTACCATTTCAATCGGTATTGCCCATTATGCCTGGGATGTTCGTTTTGGTGCAGATGCCTATGAAGATATGTTGGCCCGAGCTGACAAGGCCTTGTACCAGGCCAAGGACAAAGGCCGTAATAGAGTGGAAGTCAACAGGGAATCCGAAGAATAA
- the cobM gene encoding precorrin-4 C(11)-methyltransferase gives MVETKVYFIGAGPGDPELLTVKGQRLISEADLVLYAGSLVPAEVVAGAKAGAKVADSAPLNLEETHDLMMETVHAGGTVARVHTGDPSLYGAIREQMELLDRDGVGYAVVPGVTAGFAAAAAAMKSYTVPEVTQTLIFTRLAGKTPVPEVEDLRKLAAHGSAMCIYLSAGNPEGIQKELLAGGLAESTLVVMAYRVGWPEEKVVETELSQLAQTARTNDFVRQTVFLILPGQGVKDAGTAKSLLYDEKFKHMYRK, from the coding sequence ATGGTTGAAACAAAAGTCTATTTTATTGGGGCTGGTCCGGGCGATCCAGAATTGCTGACCGTCAAGGGGCAGAGACTGATCAGCGAGGCCGATCTTGTATTGTATGCCGGTTCGTTGGTGCCTGCCGAGGTCGTGGCCGGAGCCAAGGCCGGGGCGAAGGTCGCGGATTCTGCTCCCTTGAACCTTGAAGAAACGCACGATTTGATGATGGAGACTGTTCACGCCGGTGGGACTGTGGCGCGAGTGCATACCGGCGACCCCTCATTGTATGGCGCTATCCGAGAGCAGATGGAACTGCTGGATCGTGACGGCGTGGGATACGCCGTCGTGCCGGGAGTGACCGCTGGATTCGCGGCTGCTGCTGCGGCGATGAAGTCATACACTGTGCCGGAAGTGACGCAGACCTTGATCTTTACCCGACTGGCCGGGAAGACTCCGGTGCCGGAAGTCGAAGATCTGCGGAAGCTCGCGGCACATGGTTCGGCGATGTGTATTTATTTGTCTGCCGGGAACCCTGAAGGTATTCAGAAAGAATTGTTGGCCGGTGGATTGGCAGAATCAACGCTGGTCGTCATGGCCTACCGAGTTGGGTGGCCGGAAGAAAAGGTTGTTGAAACCGAACTCAGCCAGTTGGCCCAGACAGCTCGCACCAATGATTTTGTTCGTCAGACGGTGTTTTTGATTCTTCCCGGACAGGGAGTCAAGGATGCTGGTACAGCCAAGTCTTTGCTCTACGATGAAAAATTCAAGCATATGTACCGTAAATAG
- a CDS encoding cysteine-rich small domain-containing protein encodes MQNFIGCNVMKNSYRFFNNTECKYFPCHKTTNLEKFNCLFCYCPLYFFEECGGNYRRTETGVKDCTTCLIPHTYEGYDYIVGKLKERFVEIRGECSTEE; translated from the coding sequence ATGCAAAACTTTATCGGATGTAATGTCATGAAAAACAGCTATAGATTTTTCAACAACACGGAATGTAAATATTTCCCGTGTCACAAGACGACTAACCTGGAGAAATTCAATTGCCTTTTCTGCTATTGCCCTCTGTATTTTTTTGAGGAATGTGGTGGTAATTATCGGCGGACTGAAACCGGCGTAAAGGATTGCACGACCTGTCTGATTCCGCACACGTATGAAGGTTACGATTATATCGTGGGTAAGTTGAAAGAGCGATTTGTTGAGATTCGGGGCGAATGTTCTACAGAAGAATGA
- a CDS encoding M15 family metallopeptidase codes for MFRFLIKGLWLPVVSLAVLFGCAPVVFDSSLSSDEAIYTNQPPDVITSIQERLVVVPVRYYGPDGVVHQGQVVVHKALEDDIRLIFEKIKRSRFPVESVLPIAHPLIQKKGPYGLSPDTNNTSAYVWRPIADSSHLSKHAFGLAVDINPRKNPYIKGDLILPPGATYDPSDPETLLPDSPVVKAFKKQGWEWGGDWTGEKVDYMHFQKVPPSLEKWIESYR; via the coding sequence GTGTTTCGATTTTTGATAAAAGGGCTATGGCTGCCGGTCGTCAGTCTTGCTGTGCTTTTTGGGTGCGCTCCTGTTGTTTTTGACAGCAGTCTTTCCAGTGATGAGGCCATTTACACGAATCAGCCTCCCGATGTCATTACATCCATTCAGGAGCGACTTGTTGTGGTCCCGGTCCGATATTATGGCCCGGACGGAGTTGTGCATCAGGGGCAGGTTGTTGTCCACAAGGCTCTTGAAGATGACATCCGTTTGATATTTGAAAAAATTAAGAGAAGTCGTTTTCCTGTTGAATCCGTACTCCCTATCGCCCATCCTTTGATACAGAAAAAAGGCCCATATGGGTTGTCTCCTGATACAAACAACACGTCTGCCTATGTGTGGAGACCAATCGCTGATTCCAGCCATCTCTCCAAGCATGCCTTTGGATTGGCTGTTGATATCAACCCTCGAAAGAATCCTTACATTAAGGGCGATCTAATCCTTCCTCCGGGGGCGACGTATGATCCTTCAGATCCTGAAACCCTTTTGCCAGACTCGCCGGTTGTGAAGGCCTTCAAGAAACAGGGCTGGGAATGGGGAGGTGATTGGACTGGAGAAAAGGTCGATTACATGCACTTTCAAAAGGTTCCACCGAGCTTGGAGAAATGGATCGAATCGTATCGCTGA
- a CDS encoding flagellar brake protein, with protein MSKKIITPEKSTLAPADAKVVVIPGVKMSISLGKEVVIRIPGTEQSYRGKIVGFDPYEYVIANVRLPSRIRQELALGGQIVLKYIHKGTVYGFKTTVHNAITSPTSLIFFDYPSTIEKIELRRKERTKCSIDGALHSSDGAHDCLVVNVSETGCKISARAGSRDTISATQVDDTLFVVMNLGADGTLKLPIVVRNMKREKGILTVGAMFLDITKEEERRIVKYLARVQRHTR; from the coding sequence ATGTCCAAAAAGATCATCACCCCAGAGAAAAGCACCCTTGCGCCAGCAGACGCCAAGGTCGTGGTTATTCCCGGTGTTAAGATGAGCATTTCTTTGGGCAAAGAAGTTGTGATTCGAATCCCTGGAACTGAGCAGTCATATCGCGGCAAGATTGTAGGCTTCGATCCTTACGAATATGTCATCGCCAACGTCCGCCTGCCCTCTCGCATACGCCAGGAACTCGCTCTCGGCGGTCAGATTGTGCTGAAATACATCCACAAAGGCACTGTCTACGGCTTCAAAACGACAGTGCATAATGCCATCACTTCGCCAACATCCCTCATCTTCTTCGACTACCCCAGCACCATCGAAAAGATCGAACTACGACGAAAAGAGCGCACCAAATGCAGCATCGACGGGGCATTACATTCTTCAGACGGAGCGCATGATTGTCTGGTCGTCAACGTCAGTGAAACCGGATGCAAGATTTCAGCTCGGGCCGGGAGTCGTGATACGATATCCGCAACACAGGTGGACGACACCTTGTTCGTTGTCATGAATCTCGGAGCAGATGGAACGCTCAAATTGCCCATTGTCGTGCGAAACATGAAACGGGAAAAGGGCATTCTTACTGTTGGCGCCATGTTCCTGGATATCACCAAAGAAGAAGAGCGACGCATAGTAAAATACTTAGCCAGAGTTCAAAGACACACTCGCTAA
- a CDS encoding cytochrome b/b6 domain-containing protein has product MRLKRFTPIQKAFHAMLMLSFLVQAVTGTARMYIETNWGMTLAHPFGGYERCLIVHKYVGLFMLFLFVCHLAYVLFIVMSKKVHSDDGLWLQKKDVREFFTHLRWMFGGEAPRFERWGYWEKFDYWAVFWGMIILGVTGLMLYFPLETSRYFKGWSLNVALWVHRIEACLAMLHIFVIHFAIAHLRRHNFPMDRAMFCGDTDLESASEERPAWLARLRTNNELEEKTIDDDASIRVVVTYAVGLGAVVLGLSLVIGGLMNAGLVNW; this is encoded by the coding sequence ATGAGACTAAAACGATTCACCCCTATCCAAAAGGCGTTTCACGCCATGTTGATGCTGTCATTTCTGGTGCAAGCCGTTACCGGCACTGCCAGAATGTATATTGAAACCAACTGGGGCATGACTTTGGCACACCCCTTTGGCGGCTATGAACGATGCTTGATCGTCCACAAATACGTCGGCCTGTTCATGCTCTTCCTCTTCGTATGCCATTTGGCGTATGTGTTGTTCATCGTCATGTCTAAAAAAGTCCACAGCGATGACGGCTTGTGGTTACAAAAAAAAGACGTACGAGAATTCTTCACCCACCTGCGCTGGATGTTCGGCGGCGAGGCACCTCGTTTCGAACGTTGGGGATATTGGGAGAAGTTCGACTACTGGGCCGTCTTCTGGGGTATGATAATCCTCGGCGTCACTGGCCTCATGCTCTACTTCCCCCTTGAGACCTCTCGCTACTTCAAAGGCTGGTCTCTCAATGTGGCCTTATGGGTACACCGCATCGAAGCCTGTCTAGCCATGTTGCATATCTTCGTCATCCACTTTGCCATCGCACATTTACGGCGGCACAACTTCCCCATGGACCGAGCCATGTTCTGCGGAGACACAGACCTTGAATCTGCAAGCGAAGAACGCCCGGCATGGCTAGCACGTCTCAGGACAAACAATGAGTTGGAAGAAAAGACCATCGACGACGACGCCTCCATCCGAGTGGTCGTTACATATGCGGTAGGCCTTGGCGCTGTTGTTCTCGGCCTCTCCCTCGTCATAGGAGGGCTTATGAATGCCGGACTTGTCAATTGGTAG
- a CDS encoding secondary thiamine-phosphate synthase enzyme YjbQ, with protein METLRIRTHDHEEMVDITTAVRKVIHENGWSDGALMLYCPHTTGAITINEGADPDVVRDILVNMRKLVPHHGDYHHAEGNSDAHIKSSLFGCDQLVIVEGGNIQLGTWQKIYFCEFDGPRTRKLWVKWLAGA; from the coding sequence GTGGAAACATTGCGTATTCGAACTCATGACCATGAAGAAATGGTGGATATTACCACCGCCGTTCGTAAAGTCATTCATGAAAACGGATGGTCTGATGGCGCACTCATGCTCTATTGTCCGCATACCACAGGGGCTATTACCATCAATGAAGGTGCAGACCCGGACGTGGTGCGCGATATCCTTGTTAATATGCGCAAACTCGTGCCGCATCATGGAGATTATCACCATGCCGAGGGCAATTCCGACGCTCATATCAAATCATCTCTGTTTGGTTGCGACCAACTCGTCATCGTCGAGGGTGGTAACATCCAGCTCGGCACATGGCAGAAAATCTATTTTTGTGAGTTCGACGGACCCCGGACACGCAAATTGTGGGTGAAATGGTTAGCGGGAGCGTGA